Proteins found in one Takifugu rubripes chromosome 17, fTakRub1.2, whole genome shotgun sequence genomic segment:
- the LOC115253244 gene encoding C-type lectin domain family 4 member F-like produces MTGRNLHRVIGVSFGLLCVLQAALNICLRLIIYSEAPNGTAEERNKFDKLDPYFQQGWFHFQKSLYYISSVKNTWHLSREYCLQEGADLAIINSRAEQAFLENFKMTLW; encoded by the exons ATGACTG GTAGAAACCTCCATCGGGTGATTGGCGTGAGCTTTGGGCTCCTGTGTGTGCTCCAAGCTGCTCTCAACATCTGCCTGCGCCTCATcattt ACAGTGAAGCACCAAATGGGACAGCTGAAGAGAGAAATAAGTTTGATAAACTTG ATCCCTATTTCCAACAAggatggttccatttccaaaaaagcttgTATTACATATCCTCTGTGAAGAACACGTGGCACCTCAGCAGAGAGTACTgcctgcaggagggggcagaTCTGGCCATCATCAACAGCAGAGCGGAACAG GCTTTTCTGGAGAATTTCAAGATGACCTTATGG
- the LOC105417644 gene encoding CD209 antigen-like — MAMVFYVKDEKNSTTKEDSCDSLIKFGADSKVINVAGDGKVKKSSSRCAVLFFCLLFLLLLLLFIGLLIRFETLSSIFNSGKANREVEMTLLQTSYNMTKERDQIQTSYTHAIAEKYQLRDNLTKQTGKLQTSYNNLMKEKEQLQTSYNNLITERDQLQKRNNKLTKDNDHLQTSYNHLNTSQNWLENLTKQRDQLQTGYNNVTKELDQLQSSYIRLVKEKDQIQTSYDNLVKEKDQIQTSYDNLVKEKDQIQTSYDNLEGNLTRQIYQLQTSYDKLVKEKDQIQTSNDNLVKEKDQIQTNYIQRTQEKDQLQQRVKELSTAAQEVQKKLQDSIASLERLTEERANLKRSLNNPGWVYFSGSLYQVSSTKKTWDQSRSDCRQKGADLLIINSEEEQAFANRFQKYMWIGLTDVTNEGSWKWVDGTAMSTSYWSSKEPNGGKDENCVDIKNFNAEKSWNDESCSLSLLWICEKKLFQ, encoded by the exons ATGGCGATGGTTTTCTATGTTAAGGATGAAAAAAATTCCACGACAAAGGAAGACTCCTGTGACTCTCTGATCAAATTTGGTGCAGACAGTAAAGTCATCAATGTAGCAG GTGATGGAAAAGTAAAGAAATcttcttccagatgtgctgtgttgtttttctgcctgctcttcctcctcctcctcctcctttttattGGACTTTTGATTCGGTTTGAAACTCTGAGTTCTATCT TTAACAGCGGCAAAGCTAACAGAGAAGTGGAGATGACCCTGTTACAGACCAGCTACAACATGACTAAAGAGAGAGACCAGATACAGACCAGTTATACACATGCCATCGCAGAGAAATACCAGTTAAGGGATAACCTGACGAAGCAGACGGGGAAGTTACAGACTAGTTACAACAATTTGATGAAGgaaaaggagcagctgcagaccagTTACAACAACCTCATTACAGAGAGAGACCAGTTACAAAAGAGGAACAACAAACTGACTAAAGACAATGACCACCTGCAGACCAGTTACAACCACCTTAACACCAGCCAGAACTGGTTAGAAAACCTGACTAAACAAAGAGACCAGTTGCAGACTGGTTACAACAATGTCACCAAAGAACTGGACCAACTGCAATCAAGTTACATAAggctggttaaagaaaaggatcaaatacagaccagttatgataacctggttaaagaaaaggatcaaatacagaccagttatgataacctggttaaagaaaaggatcaaatacagaccagttatgataac ttagaaggtaacctgacgagacagatctaccagttacagaccagttatgataaactggttaaagaaaaggatcaaatacagaccagtaatgataacctggttaaagaaaaggatcaaatacagactaATTACATTCAACGTACCCAAGAGAAGGACCAGCTGCAACAGCGAGTGAAAGAGCTGAGCACAGCCGCACAGGAAGTCCAGAAAAAGCTTCAGG attcaatTGCCAGTTTGGAAAGATTGACTGAGGAGAGAGCTAACCTGAAGAGATCTCTGAATAATCCTG GATGGGTGTATTTCAGCGGAAGTCTCTACCAAGTTTCCTCCACCAAGAAAACCtgggatcagagcagaagcGACTGTCGTCAGAAAGGTGCAGACCTGCTGATCATCAACAGCGAAGAAGAGCAG GCTTTTGCCAACCGGTTCCAGAAGTACATGTGGATCGGCTTGACCGACGTGACCAACGAGGGGTCGTGGAAATGGGTGGACGGGACGGCGATGTCTACAAG ttacTGGAGTTCAAAGGAGCCGAACGGCGGGAAAGACGAAAACTGTGTTGATATAAAGAACTTCaatgcagaaaagagctggaacgaTGAATCCTGCTCCCTTTCCCTCTTGTGGATCTGtgaaaagaagctttttcaGTGA
- the LOC115253250 gene encoding CD209 antigen-like protein A, giving the protein MTGRNLHRVIGVSFGLLCVLQAALNICLRLIIYSEAPNGTAEERNTFDKLDPYFKRGWFHFQKSLYYISSVKNTWHLSREYCLQEGADLAIINSRAEQAFLENFKMTLWIGLMEQRSERTWRWVDGTPLTESYWSLGEPNNYEGRQEQCVEQVDREDKKGWNDLVCEFSNFYMCEKRIFP; this is encoded by the exons ATGACTG GTAGAAACCTCCATCGGGTGATTGGCGTGAGCTTTGGGCTCCTGTGTGTGCTCCAAGCTGCTCTCAACATCTGCCTGCGCCTCATcattt ACAGTGAAGCACCAAATGGGACAGCTGAAGAGAGAAATACGTTTGATAAACTTG ATCCCTATTTCAAACGAggatggttccatttccaaaaaagcttgTATTACATATCCTCTGTGAAGAACACGTGGCACCTCAGCAGAGAGTACTgcctgcaggagggggcagaTCTGGCCATCATCAACAGCAGAGCGGAACAG GCTTTTCTGGAGAATTTCAAGATGACCTTATGGATCGGACTGATGGAGCAGAGAAGTGAAAGGACGTGGCGCTGGGTGGATGGAACACCATTAACTGAAAG cTACTGGAGCCTGGGTGAGCCCAACAATTACGAGGGCAGACAAGAACAATGTGTAGAACAAGTTGACAGAGAGGACAAGAAAGGATGGAACGATTTAGTCTGTGAATTCAGCAATTTCTATATGTGCGAAAAGAGGATATTTccataa
- the LOC101078121 gene encoding CD209 antigen-like protein A — protein sequence MTGRNLHRVIGVSFGLLCVLQAALNICLRLIIYSEAPNGTAEERNTFDKLDPYFQQGWFHFQKSLYYISSVKNTWHLSREYCLQEGADLAIINSRAEQAFLENFKMTLWIGLMEQRSERTWRWVDGTPLTESYWSLGEPNNYKGNQEQCVEQIERQNKGWNDLVCESRNFYMCEKRIFP from the exons ATGACTG GTAGAAACCTCCATCGGGTGATTGGCGTGAGCTTTGGGCTCCTGTGTGTGCTCCAAGCTGCTCTCAACATCTGCCTGCGCCTCATcattt ACAGTGAAGCACCAAATGGGACAGCTGAAGAGAGAAATACGTTTGATAAACTTG ATCCTTATTTCCAACAAggatggttccatttccaaaaaagcttgTATTACATATCCTCTGTGAAGAACACGTGGCACCTCAGCAGAGAGTACTgcctgcaggagggggcagaTCTGGCCATCATCAACAGCAGAGCGGAACAG GCTTTTCTGGAGAATTTCAAGATGACCTTATGGATCGGACTGATGGAGCAGAGAAGTGAAAGGACGTGGCGCTGGGTGGATGGAACACCATTAACTGAAAG cTACTGGAGCCTGGGTGAGCCCAACAATTACAAGGGCAATCAAGAACAATGTGTAGAACAAATTGAAAGACAGAACAAAGGATGGAACGATTTAGTCTGTGAATCCAGAAATTTCTATATGTGCGAAAAGAGGATATTTccataa